The genomic segment TTCTTCTAATAATCCCTTTTTAGGATTGAGTATAAGCAAGGTTCCATGAGTATTATCAAGAATGTATTTTCTGATTAAATTTTCAAAATAAGGAGAGGTAAAACTTTCTTTGATTTTTTCTAATGTAGGCTCATATTGAAGATTGATCAGAGGATCTGAATCATAGAGCCAACTGTCCATCACCTTAATGGCATATATAAGCCCCTTTGGATAACTTCGAGTATCTGCTTCACGAAGAGAAAATTCCTTTGAATTTACTGCAGCTTGAATAAGCTTTTTATCAATTCCGTCATTGACCAATTTATTTAAGGTATCATATACTGTTTTCTCAAATAATTCTTTTTTATCCTTATCAGAATTTTTAACCACAATGCTGAAAATAGGCTGCTGAATACTCATGTCAAAACTGCCAAAAACGTCTTTTCCGATTCCAGCGTCCAATAATGCTTTCTTAAGAGGAGCAGCCGGAGTTTCAAGAAGCAAATATTCCAAAATTTGAAAAGCTAAATATATTTCCGGATTTGTTGATCGATCTATTGCATAATTTAAACTTAAAAAAGTTTTTTCTCGTTCTCCTTCTTCAGGAGAGATTGGATAATCCACATGGATTTCTTTGATCTTATCAAAGGATTCTTGAATGGGTATTGATGAATCAATATCCTGCTTATCAAAATTGCTTAAGTATTCTTCGTTAATAAACTTCATCTGTTCTTCAAGATTTCCATTACCATAAAGGTATATATAACTATTAGAAGGATGATAATATTTTTTATGGAAAGCAAGAAAGTCTTCATAAGTTAAATCTGGAATATATTCCGGATCTCCTCCCGATTCTACACCATAAGGTGTGTCAGGCAATACTGATTCCTGAATCTTTCTAAAGAGAATGGCTTCGGGTGATGAAAAAGCGCCTTTCATTTCATTGTAAACGACTCCCTTATAGGTTATATCATCTTCTGGTTTCTCCAACTCATAATGCCAGCCTTCCTGCATCAATATTTCCGGATATTTGTAAATATTAGGGTAAAATACCGCATCAAGATATACATCCATTAGATTCATAAAGTCTTTTTCGTTGGTACTGGCAATTGGGTACATTGTTTTATCAGAGAAAGTCATAGCATTCAAATATGTATTTAATGAACCCTTTGCCAGTTCAACAAAAGGATCTTTAGCCGGAAACTTTCTGGAACCACATAATACCGAATGCTCTAGTATATGAGGCAGTCCTGTACTATCCGTTGGAGGTGTTCTGAATGTAATGGCAAATACTTTGTTTTCATCGTCATTTTCTATATTAAGTAATTTAGCACCACTTTTTTCATGAACAAACAGGCGAGCTGTAGAATTCAATTCTTTAACTTGCTTTTCATCAAGCAGTTTAAATCCATGTATTATACTCTTTAATTCCATGCACTCATCTCCTAAATTTCTTTTTTAGATTTATATTTTCCAATTAATAAATTATATACTAATACATAAGTAATATACTTAATTCCATTTAAACATTTTTAAAATCCATCTGTGAGGAATCATTCTAGAAATGAGCTTTAACAACTTCATGGGAATCCCATAAACAGATTCCATCTTGTTTTGCTCAGAATCTTGCAATGCCTTGGCCACTACATCTTTTGACTTTACCATAAACTTAGCTTTCCAATCTAAAGGTTTTCCTTTCGAAGAAGCAACCTTAAAAAATTCTGTTTTCACTGGACCCGGACAAACTGCCAGCACATCAATCCCTTTGCCTTTAAGTTCAATCCCCAAAGCTTTACTGAAATGTAAAACATATGCCTTTGTGGCTGCGTAAACGTTAAAACCTGGTTGCGGCAAAAATGCTGCCGAAGAAGCAATTTGAATAATTTTCGAACCTTTGGGCATATAAGGAATAACACCATATG from the Defluviitalea raffinosedens genome contains:
- a CDS encoding SDR family NAD(P)-dependent oxidoreductase, translated to MKNIAIITGASSGLGKDFVRQLDSKYELDEIWMIARRKEKMKKLADNLKNSKGIVIDADLSKREGVSKVISKLNAEKPKVLFLINSAGFGKIGSFTELELDEQLDMIDLNIKALTAMTYGVIPYMPKGSKIIQIASSAAFLPQPGFNVYAATKAYVLHFSKALGIELKGKGIDVLAVCPGPVKTEFFKVASSKGKPLDWKAKFMVKSKDVVAKALQDSEQNKMESVYGIPMKLLKLISRMIPHRWILKMFKWN